In the genome of Elusimicrobiota bacterium, the window CGCAAAAAAGCGAGGAAAAAATGAAGGCCGTAATAACGGATATGACACATAAAATATTGGATAAATACAGTTGGAGCAAGGATTTCTTTGTTCGGATAAAAATATCTAAAGAGTGATATGAAAAAAATTATACTTGCGCTGGATATAAATAATAAAGAAAAAGCCCTAAAATTAGTAAGCGATATGTCTCCTTATATCGATTTGTTTAAAGTAGGGCCGATCCTTTTTTTGAAAGAAGGGAAAGAAATAATAAAAATGATAAAAGGATTGGGCAAGGAAGTATTTCTTGACTTAAAATTTCATGACATACCGGCTACGGTACAAAGATCCGTTGAATCAGCGAAAGAGCTTGGGGTTTATAGCCTCACAGTTCATTCGTCCGGCGGAAGAGAGATGCTTTACGCGGCTTCTTCAGTAGCAAACAGGCCAAAAATATGGGCTGTGACGGTTTTAACAAGCCATAAAGCAAAGACAGAAGAAATAGCAAAGAAAGCTTTATTTGCAAAGGAATGCGGTTTGGACGGAGTTATAGCATCGCCGCTTGAAATTGAAGAAATTAAAAAAGTTTGCGGCAAAGATTTTACCGTTGTAACTCCCGGAATAAGAACTGAAAAAATTGACGATGACCAGAAGCGGATCGCGACCCCTGCTTCGGCAGTAAAAGCCGGGGCTGATTTTATTGTTATCGGACGTCCTATAATTGAAGCTCAAAATCCTATTGAAGTGGCAAAAAAAATAAGCGAGGAAATTGAAAAATGAATTCTGAAGAGATTAGGTATTTATTTGAAAAATATAGAGCATTGTTATCGGGACATTTTTTGCTTTCTAGCGGGCTACATTCGGACACTTATTTTCAGTCAGCCTTAATTTTACAGCATCCTGAAGAAACCGAAAAACTTTCCAAAGTTTTAGCCGAAAAAATAACTTCTTTAATTCCCAAAATTGAACTTGTCGTATCTCCGGCTCTTGGCGGTATAGTTATCGGACAAGAAATGGGCCGGGTTCTTAGAGCAAGAGCTATTTTTTTGGAACGGGTGGATGGAAA includes:
- the pyrF gene encoding orotidine-5'-phosphate decarboxylase, translating into MKKIILALDINNKEKALKLVSDMSPYIDLFKVGPILFLKEGKEIIKMIKGLGKEVFLDLKFHDIPATVQRSVESAKELGVYSLTVHSSGGREMLYAASSVANRPKIWAVTVLTSHKAKTEEIAKKALFAKECGLDGVIASPLEIEEIKKVCGKDFTVVTPGIRTEKIDDDQKRIATPASAVKAGADFIVIGRPIIEAQNPIEVAKKISEEIEK
- the pyrE gene encoding orotate phosphoribosyltransferase — encoded protein: MNSEEIRYLFEKYRALLSGHFLLSSGLHSDTYFQSALILQHPEETEKLSKVLAEKITSLIPKIELVVSPALGGIVIGQEMGRVLRARAIFLERVDGKLALRRGFSIEKLEKCLIVEDVITTGVSTKEVIEVIKPLGADIVGVASLVDRSGGKVDFGAPKFSILSLEVKNYNSNECPLCKQGIPLVKPGSRK